In one Winogradskyella sp. MH6 genomic region, the following are encoded:
- the sprA gene encoding T9SS outer membrane translocon Sov/SprA: MNRTNYNQLKSISFYVSLVFMILMSAPAFAQEPETEEQDSTKTTFALGKLKMPNPNSIVSKYTYDPILDRYVYTEKIGDFNINYPLILTPEEFQRLVLEEKLKEYYKRMADAAAGQKEGSEEDQKNLLPEFYVNSGLFETIFGGNTINVIPSGYAEVDLGVLFSKQDNPSFSPRNRTNFTFDFDQRIGLSLLGKVGTRLQVTANYDTEATFDFQQLVKLEYTPTEDDIIRKIEVGNVNMPLNSSLIRGAQSLFGVKTELQFGKTRVTAVFSEQQSQSKSVVAQGGGTLEEFEFFARDYDENRHYFLSHYFRDNYDKALLQYPFIDNQGLQITRVEVWVTNRNNQTNNVRNIVAFQDLGESDPDNIGLDPLPAGFINSMSGLPDNGNNDFDPTNIGGAGSLLTEAVRDITNVEAGVLVGVNEGFDYGKLEAARKLQEGQDYVLNTELGYISLNQRLLNDEVLAVAFQYTRGGEVYQVGEFANDGVDATQVSEGTTGNQVVNNQSLVLKMLKSAVTSVDQPIWDLMMKNIYDTGAFQLSQEDFRLNIFYTEASPVNYIRPVEGTTFPLYNNNTPLDPNDDTQIQETPLIRLFHVDRLNSNNDPQEGGDGFFDYVPGLTVLTQNGKIIFTKAEPFGRYLFDVLDDDNNPSNNATDYEQDIYTNENQEKYVYDLLYKSTKTQALDEAEKNKFQIKGRFKSSGGDGGIPIGAFNVPRGSVRVTAGGRVLVEGIDYTVNYQLGRVEILDEALKASNTPINVSVENNAVFGQQTRRFTGINIEHQFNENFVLGATLLNLNERPITQKANFNSEPINNTIFGFNGNYSTEVPFLTRLVNKLPNVDTDVPSNLSVRGEFAYLLPGAPKGTDFDGEATAYIDDFEGTQGAIDLLSPLSWYLSSRPKELPNTIRGNDNNGLENGYGRGFLNWYTVDPIFYSSQRPGGITDDDVSNLYTRRVFIEEIFPEVDVVQGQTSVINTLDLAYYPEERGPYNFDPFEAQGTVMPNQRWAGISRQITSTDFEQANVEYIEFWVQDPFLDNPSGQGGKLFINLGNISEDVLKDGKKQYENGLPENGDISILEPTDYNSVVPQNQSLIYTFATTGQERANQDVGLDGYDDAEEISVYGTQFGEDPANDNYTYYLNTDGNIFERYKQYNGLQGNTPDVFTDTNRGSTTQPDVEDINRDNTMNTIDSYYEYEVDINPSILNANNPQINDIKVRQVTLPNGEQREVTWYQFRLPINEPTNAIGGISDIRSVRFARLYLRDFVENTVLRFATLDLVRSDWRRYTLDLDNDPTNNSANAEFNVGIIGVQENDGNYVIPPGVRREELNNNNNIIRQNEQSLVLQACELEPEDSRGVFKNINVDMRQYKKLRMFLHAEAQDGQMLQEGELTAFIRMGNDFTQNFYQIEIPLLPTDLVEGNLSVEERIWPAVNEINISLDILQDIKSQGIFDQTLSNEDPTFYDVIDGVLNETPVAEFSPLATGQQRVAIKGNPNFGDIRVLMVGVKNSGLTGTNACGEVWFNELRMSDLENEGGWAAVVSMDSNIADFADISATGRRSTIGFGGIEQSPNERSREDVKQYDVVTNVQLGQLLPKEWGIQIPFNYSQSEEIITPQFDEYYRDIELQTQLDNTTNQDSILKVNENYTKRKSINFIGVRKQRTGEKKQRFYDVENFTFNYSYNKVEHRDFEIENSLDQNVRAGVNYNYAFNPVKVEPFKKNDSLFTGKYWKILKDFNLNLLPSNISVNTDINRQFSRQKFREVELGGDNIGIEELFRRNYTFDFQYAINYNLTDALSFNFTAANTNIVRNYFVDDQLNGRQDPTLDVWDGFFDFGDPNFQTQQLQVNYELPLYKIPALSFLRATYTYNGAFQWQKGSDLNEGLEVATDHDNDPTTPDLFRTYNLGHSIQNSNTHNINSTLNMETFYKSIGLVRKNNRRGRNRNSQVKSRTATPTATANKLDDGNQQRDPNKLSAGKKAYNTLIDIVTMVKRIQFGYSENNGTYLPGYLPTPGFIGTLRPTWGYTFGSQNDIRSIVANNGWLTRYPDFNEQFTSVKNTTLDYSVNVEPMRDLKIDLIGNRTYAENFTENFRVEDYLDANGNEVPVGNGDGILDYRSLTPNTFGNFNISTALIKTAFSNSDENQSDAFDDFRANRLIIANRLAREFYGTTNFATDAEGYPLGFGKNSQRVLLPAFLSAYQGSDPEKVSTRAFRDVPIPNWTLKYTGLMKIPWFKKNFRRFSIQHGYRSRYTINQFRTNLDYVAAERGVEYGDQSADALNQSGDYKNGTLYNNINLEEQFSPLIRLEFEMKNSIKVLAEIQKDRLLSLSFDNNLLTEVQGQEYTLGLGYRIKDLRIRSALAGAKQIVKSDLNMRADISVRDNKTIIRYLDLENNQITAGQTIWSGKFSADYAFSKNLTAIFYFDYTFSDFAISTSFPQTSLRSGITLRYNFGN, from the coding sequence TTGAATAGAACTAACTACAATCAATTAAAATCAATCAGTTTTTATGTGTCATTAGTATTTATGATACTAATGAGTGCACCTGCTTTTGCACAAGAGCCTGAAACAGAAGAGCAAGATTCTACAAAAACAACATTTGCATTAGGTAAGCTAAAAATGCCAAACCCTAATAGCATCGTTTCTAAATATACTTACGATCCTATTTTAGATAGATATGTATATACCGAGAAAATAGGTGATTTTAATATTAACTATCCTTTAATTCTTACACCTGAAGAATTTCAGCGTTTAGTGTTAGAAGAAAAGCTAAAGGAGTATTATAAGCGTATGGCAGATGCTGCTGCCGGACAAAAGGAAGGCAGCGAAGAAGATCAGAAAAATTTACTGCCTGAGTTTTATGTCAATTCAGGATTGTTTGAAACCATTTTTGGTGGAAATACAATCAATGTAATACCAAGCGGTTATGCAGAAGTAGATTTAGGGGTATTATTCTCAAAGCAAGATAACCCTTCATTTTCACCTAGAAACCGAACGAATTTTACCTTCGATTTCGATCAAAGAATAGGATTGAGCTTGTTGGGTAAAGTTGGTACTAGACTTCAGGTAACTGCCAATTACGATACCGAGGCAACTTTCGATTTTCAACAACTTGTAAAATTAGAATACACGCCAACGGAGGATGATATCATCAGAAAAATTGAAGTCGGTAATGTAAACATGCCTTTAAACAGCTCTTTAATTAGAGGAGCACAGAGTCTGTTTGGTGTAAAAACAGAATTACAATTTGGTAAAACAAGAGTTACAGCGGTTTTCTCAGAGCAACAATCGCAGTCTAAATCTGTTGTAGCACAAGGAGGCGGTACTTTAGAAGAGTTTGAATTCTTTGCAAGAGACTATGACGAAAACCGACACTACTTTTTATCACATTACTTTAGAGATAATTACGATAAGGCCTTATTACAGTATCCTTTCATAGATAATCAAGGGTTACAAATCACAAGAGTTGAAGTTTGGGTAACTAATAGAAACAACCAAACCAATAACGTTAGAAACATTGTAGCTTTTCAGGATTTAGGTGAATCAGATCCTGATAACATAGGTTTAGATCCTTTACCAGCAGGCTTTATAAATAGTATGAGTGGACTTCCAGATAACGGAAACAACGACTTCGACCCAACAAATATTGGTGGAGCAGGTTCACTTTTAACGGAAGCAGTAAGAGACATTACCAATGTTGAGGCAGGTGTTTTAGTGGGTGTTAACGAAGGTTTTGATTATGGAAAACTTGAGGCTGCACGTAAGCTTCAAGAAGGACAAGATTATGTCTTAAACACGGAGTTAGGATATATCTCTTTAAACCAACGCTTATTAAACGATGAGGTTTTAGCCGTAGCGTTTCAATATACAAGAGGTGGAGAAGTATATCAAGTAGGTGAATTTGCCAATGATGGAGTAGATGCCACACAGGTTAGTGAAGGTACAACCGGTAATCAGGTTGTAAATAACCAAAGCTTAGTCTTAAAAATGTTAAAGAGTGCTGTGACATCAGTAGATCAGCCAATTTGGGACTTAATGATGAAAAACATTTACGATACAGGTGCTTTTCAATTGAGTCAAGAAGATTTTAGATTAAACATTTTTTATACCGAAGCATCGCCTGTTAACTACATAAGACCAGTTGAAGGCACAACATTTCCGTTATATAATAACAACACTCCATTAGACCCTAATGACGATACCCAAATACAAGAAACCCCTTTAATACGATTATTTCATGTAGATCGATTAAATAGTAATAATGACCCACAAGAAGGTGGTGATGGTTTCTTTGATTACGTACCAGGTTTAACGGTTTTAACCCAAAATGGAAAAATCATCTTTACCAAAGCTGAACCTTTTGGACGCTATTTATTTGATGTTTTAGATGATGATAATAACCCAAGTAATAATGCTACGGATTATGAACAGGATATATATACCAACGAAAACCAGGAAAAGTACGTTTATGACTTGTTATATAAATCTACTAAAACTCAGGCGTTAGATGAAGCAGAGAAAAATAAGTTTCAGATTAAAGGACGTTTTAAGAGTAGTGGAGGAGATGGTGGTATTCCTATAGGTGCATTTAATGTGCCTCGTGGTTCTGTAAGAGTAACTGCAGGAGGTAGAGTATTAGTAGAAGGCATAGACTATACAGTAAACTATCAGTTAGGACGTGTTGAAATTTTAGATGAAGCTCTAAAAGCTTCTAACACACCGATTAATGTTTCGGTAGAAAATAATGCGGTTTTTGGTCAGCAAACAAGACGATTTACAGGTATAAATATAGAACACCAGTTTAATGAAAATTTTGTCCTTGGTGCAACACTTTTAAATCTTAATGAAAGGCCTATTACCCAAAAGGCTAATTTTAATTCAGAGCCAATCAATAATACCATATTTGGTTTTAACGGAAATTATTCCACAGAAGTTCCATTTTTAACTAGGTTGGTAAACAAACTTCCTAACGTAGATACAGATGTACCGTCTAACCTTTCGGTAAGAGGTGAGTTTGCATACTTGTTGCCAGGAGCTCCAAAAGGAACCGATTTTGATGGTGAAGCTACAGCCTATATAGATGATTTTGAAGGAACTCAAGGAGCTATAGATTTATTAAGTCCCTTATCCTGGTATTTGTCTAGTAGACCAAAAGAATTACCAAATACTATTAGAGGAAATGATAATAATGGACTTGAAAATGGATACGGTAGAGGATTCTTAAACTGGTATACAGTTGATCCAATTTTTTACAGTAGTCAAAGACCTGGTGGTATTACAGATGACGATGTTTCAAATTTATATACAAGACGTGTTTTTATTGAAGAAATATTTCCAGAAGTTGATGTAGTTCAAGGTCAAACGTCTGTAATTAATACATTAGATTTAGCATATTACCCAGAGGAAAGAGGGCCTTATAATTTTGATCCATTTGAAGCACAAGGAACAGTGATGCCAAATCAGCGTTGGGCAGGTATATCAAGACAAATTACATCCACAGATTTTGAACAGGCTAATGTTGAGTATATTGAATTTTGGGTTCAAGACCCGTTTTTAGATAATCCATCAGGTCAAGGAGGTAAACTTTTTATAAACCTTGGAAATATTTCGGAGGATGTTTTAAAAGATGGTAAAAAACAGTATGAAAACGGACTTCCTGAAAATGGTGATATTTCAATCTTAGAGCCAACCGATTATAATTCTGTAGTGCCTCAAAACCAATCTTTAATTTATACGTTTGCTACGACTGGCCAAGAACGAGCAAACCAAGATGTTGGTTTAGATGGTTATGATGATGCTGAAGAAATTTCAGTTTATGGTACTCAATTTGGTGAAGATCCAGCAAATGATAACTACACTTACTATCTTAATACAGATGGTAACATCTTTGAACGTTATAAGCAATACAATGGTTTACAAGGTAACACTCCAGATGTGTTTACAGATACCAACAGAGGCTCTACAACCCAACCAGATGTAGAGGATATCAACCGTGATAACACAATGAACACCATTGATAGTTATTACGAATATGAAGTAGATATCAATCCATCAATACTTAATGCTAATAACCCTCAAATTAACGATATAAAAGTAAGACAGGTAACATTACCAAATGGAGAACAACGTGAGGTAACATGGTACCAGTTTAGACTTCCAATCAATGAGCCAACTAATGCTATAGGAGGTATATCAGATATTAGATCTGTTCGTTTTGCGCGTCTATATTTAAGAGATTTTGTTGAAAACACAGTATTACGTTTTGCAACTTTAGATTTAGTAAGAAGTGACTGGAGACGTTATACTTTAGATTTAGATAATGACCCTACAAACAACAGTGCAAACGCTGAGTTTAATGTGGGTATTATTGGTGTGCAAGAGAATGATGGAAATTATGTTATTCCACCAGGAGTTAGACGTGAGGAATTAAATAATAACAATAATATTATTAGACAGAATGAGCAATCTTTGGTGCTTCAAGCTTGTGAGTTAGAACCAGAAGATTCTAGAGGAGTGTTTAAAAACATTAACGTTGATATGCGCCAGTATAAAAAGCTTCGTATGTTTTTACATGCTGAAGCTCAAGATGGACAAATGCTTCAAGAAGGTGAGCTTACCGCTTTCATAAGAATGGGTAATGACTTTACACAGAACTTTTATCAAATAGAAATACCATTATTACCAACAGATTTAGTCGAAGGAAACTTGTCAGTAGAAGAGCGTATTTGGCCAGCAGTTAATGAAATCAATATTTCATTAGATATTCTTCAGGATATTAAATCTCAGGGAATTTTCGATCAGACTTTATCTAATGAAGACCCTACTTTTTATGATGTTATAGATGGTGTATTAAATGAAACACCAGTGGCTGAATTTTCACCATTGGCAACAGGTCAGCAGCGTGTTGCCATTAAGGGTAATCCAAATTTTGGAGATATTAGAGTTTTAATGGTAGGTGTTAAAAACTCAGGTCTTACTGGTACTAATGCATGTGGAGAGGTTTGGTTTAACGAGTTGCGTATGTCCGATTTAGAAAACGAAGGTGGTTGGGCTGCAGTAGTAAGCATGGATTCTAATATTGCAGACTTTGCAGATATCAGTGCTACAGGAAGACGCAGTACAATAGGCTTTGGTGGCATAGAGCAATCTCCAAACGAGCGAAGTAGAGAAGATGTAAAGCAATACGATGTAGTTACAAATGTTCAGCTTGGGCAATTATTACCTAAGGAATGGGGAATTCAAATTCCGTTTAACTATTCTCAAAGCGAGGAAATTATTACACCACAGTTTGACGAGTATTACAGAGATATTGAGTTACAGACGCAACTAGATAATACCACTAATCAAGATTCTATACTCAAAGTAAATGAAAATTATACCAAGCGAAAGAGTATTAACTTTATTGGTGTTAGAAAGCAACGAACAGGCGAAAAGAAGCAAAGGTTTTATGATGTAGAGAATTTCACATTCAATTATTCATACAATAAGGTTGAGCATCGCGATTTTGAAATTGAAAATTCTTTAGACCAAAATGTAAGAGCAGGTGTTAATTACAACTATGCTTTTAATCCTGTAAAGGTTGAGCCTTTTAAAAAGAATGATTCGTTGTTTACAGGAAAATACTGGAAGATTCTCAAGGACTTTAATCTTAATTTATTGCCATCTAATATTTCGGTAAATACAGATATAAACAGGCAATTTAGTAGACAAAAGTTTAGAGAAGTAGAGCTTGGAGGTGATAATATTGGTATCGAAGAATTATTCAGAAGAAACTATACATTCGATTTTCAGTATGCTATAAATTATAATTTAACCGATGCCTTAAGTTTTAATTTTACAGCAGCCAATACAAATATTGTTAGAAATTATTTTGTTGATGACCAGCTTAATGGCAGACAAGACCCAACGCTTGATGTTTGGGATGGTTTCTTTGATTTTGGAGATCCAAACTTCCAAACACAGCAGCTTCAGGTTAATTATGAGTTGCCTTTGTATAAGATTCCTGCTTTAAGCTTCTTAAGAGCAACTTACACATATAATGGTGCGTTTCAATGGCAGAAAGGTTCGGATTTAAATGAAGGTTTGGAAGTAGCTACCGATCATGATAATGATCCTACAACACCAGATTTGTTTAGGACCTATAACCTAGGGCATTCTATACAAAACTCTAATACTCACAATATCAATTCTACCCTAAATATGGAGACTTTTTACAAGTCTATAGGTTTGGTGAGAAAAAATAATAGGAGAGGTAGAAATAGAAATTCACAAGTAAAGTCGAGAACTGCGACACCAACTGCAACAGCAAACAAATTAGATGATGGGAATCAACAACGAGATCCTAATAAGTTAAGCGCAGGTAAGAAAGCTTATAATACTCTTATAGATATCGTTACAATGGTAAAGCGTATTCAATTTGGATATAGTGAAAACAATGGTACATACTTGCCAGGCTATTTACCAACACCAGGATTTATAGGAACCTTAAGGCCAACTTGGGGTTACACCTTTGGTAGCCAAAATGATATTAGAAGTATCGTCGCAAATAATGGATGGCTGACTAGATATCCAGATTTTAATGAACAGTTTACATCTGTAAAAAACACCACCCTAGATTACTCGGTTAATGTAGAGCCAATGCGCGATTTAAAAATTGATTTAATAGGAAACAGAACTTACGCAGAGAACTTTACAGAAAACTTTAGAGTAGAAGATTATTTAGATGCTAACGGAAACGAAGTACCTGTAGGAAATGGCGATGGTATTTTAGATTATAGATCTTTAACTCCTAATACCTTTGGAAACTTCAATATATCTACAGCCTTAATAAAAACGGCATTTAGTAATAGCGACGAGAACCAGTCTGATGCTTTTGATGATTTTAGAGCCAATAGATTAATTATTGCTAATCGACTTGCAAGAGAGTTTTATGGTACCACTAACTTTGCTACAGACGCTGAAGGTTACCCATTAGGTTTTGGTAAAAATAGTCAGCGTGTATTGTTGCCAGCTTTTCTTTCAGCATACCAAGGCAGTGATCCAGAAAAAGTAAGTACGAGAGCATTTAGAGATGTGCCGATACCAAATTGGACATTGAAGTATACGGGCTTAATGAAAATTCCATGGTTCAAAAAGAACTTTAGACGTTTTTCTATACAACATGGATATAGGTCTAGATACACCATCAATCAATTTAGAACTAACTTAGATTATGTTGCTGCTGAACGAGGTGTAGAATATGGTGACCAATCCGCTGATGCTTTAAATCAATCAGGTGATTATAAAAACGGAACACTTTACAATAATATCAACTTAGAAGAGCAATTTAGTCCTCTAATTCGTTTAGAGTTTGAAATGAAAAACTCTATTAAAGTACTGGCAGAAATTCAAAAAGATAGATTACTATCATTGAGTTTTGATAACAATTTGCTTACAGAAGTTCAAGGGCAAGAGTATACACTTGGTTTAGGTTATCGTATAAAAGATTTAAGAATTAGATCGGCTTTAGCAGGCGCAAAACAAATTGTTAAGAGCGATTTAAATATGCGAGCAGATATCTCGGTAAGAGATAATAAAACCATTATTAGATATTTAGATTTAGAGAATAACCAGATAACAGCAGGGCAAACCATATGGAGCGGGAAGTTTTCAGCAGACTATGCGTTTAGTAAAAATCTTACAGCTATCTTTTATTTTGATTATACATTCTCAGATTTTGCTATATCCACATCGTTCCCTCAAACCTCGTTAAGGTCTGGTATTACACTGCGTTATAACTTCGGAAATTAA
- the ruvA gene encoding Holliday junction branch migration protein RuvA: MITHLEGKLVEKNPTDVVIDCNGVGYFVNISLHTFSQIPDRENLKLYTYLQVREDAHSLYGFSSKAEREIFKLLISVSGIGTNTARTMLSSLTPEQVKEGIAGGDVALIQSVKGIGAKTAQRVIIDLKDKVLKVYGIDELSLIPNNTNKDEALSALDVLGFNKKQSEKVVDKILQAQPDALVEQIIKEALKNL, translated from the coding sequence ATGATTACACACTTAGAGGGAAAACTAGTGGAAAAAAATCCTACAGACGTTGTGATAGATTGCAACGGAGTAGGATATTTTGTTAATATATCGCTTCATACCTTTTCTCAAATACCAGATAGAGAAAATCTTAAGTTGTATACCTATTTGCAGGTTAGGGAAGATGCTCATAGTCTTTATGGTTTTTCTTCTAAAGCTGAGCGCGAAATCTTTAAGCTTTTGATTTCGGTTAGTGGAATAGGTACAAATACAGCGCGTACTATGCTGTCGTCACTAACTCCAGAACAAGTTAAAGAAGGTATAGCAGGTGGAGATGTAGCTTTGATTCAGAGTGTAAAAGGTATTGGAGCCAAAACAGCACAACGTGTTATCATAGATTTAAAGGATAAAGTGTTAAAAGTGTATGGTATAGACGAACTTTCTCTAATACCAAACAATACGAACAAAGATGAAGCGTTATCTGCTTTAGATGTTTTAGGATTTAACAAAAAACAATCCGAAAAAGTAGTTGATAAAATATTACAAGCCCAACCAGATGCCCTTGTAGAGCAAATAATTAAAGAAGCTCTTAAAAACTTATAA
- a CDS encoding NADP-dependent malic enzyme, whose protein sequence is MSKQSKRIEALVYHAKPTPGKIKVVPTKKYASQRDLSLAYSPGVAEPCLEIEKDVNNVYKYTAKGNLVAVISNGTAVLGLGNIGPEASKPVMEGKGLLFKIFADIDVFDIEVNTENVDEFIETVKNIAPTFGGINLEDIKAPEAFEIERRLKEELDIPVMHDDQHGTAIISAAALLNALELAEKNIEDVKIVVSGAGAAAVSCTRLYKAFGAKSENIVMIDSKGVIRKDRDNLTAQKAEFATDRKIDTLDEAMKDADVFIGLSMADVVSPEMLKSMANNPIVFAMANPNPEINYDLAIATRDDIIMATGRSDHPNQVNNVLGFPFIFRGALDVRATKINEEMKMAAVKALSTLAKEPVPEQVNLAYNETRLTFGRDYIIPKPFDPRLIAEVPPAVAKAAIESGVAQEPIEDWDRYKNALLERLGSDNKLVRQLLGRARTNPKRVVFAEADQLDVLKAAQIVYEEGVAEPVLLGRKDAIIELMSEIDFDADIEIIDPKSDDETERKNQYAKVYWEKRHRQGVTLYSAQKKMRERNFYAAMMVNVGDADALVTGYSRNYPSVVKPMLELVGMAEGVNRIATTNVMMTQRGPMFLSDTAINIDPDAKCLARIARMTSRVARMFGIEPVTAMISYSNFGSSENPRAKKVQEAVAILHKTYPDMVVDGELQTDFALNAKLLQDIFPFSKLAGRKVNTLVFPNLDAANITYKLLKELNKSESIGPIMMGMAKPVHILQLGASVDEIVNMAAIAVIDAQEREKRQQKSK, encoded by the coding sequence ATGAGCAAACAAAGCAAGCGAATTGAAGCATTGGTATATCACGCCAAGCCAACTCCAGGAAAAATAAAAGTTGTGCCTACCAAAAAATACGCTTCACAACGCGATTTATCCTTAGCATATTCTCCAGGTGTTGCTGAACCTTGCTTAGAAATAGAAAAGGACGTCAATAACGTCTATAAATACACAGCAAAAGGAAACCTTGTAGCTGTAATATCTAACGGAACAGCAGTTTTAGGATTAGGTAATATTGGTCCTGAAGCTTCAAAACCTGTAATGGAAGGAAAAGGCTTGCTGTTTAAAATCTTCGCTGATATAGATGTGTTTGATATTGAAGTTAATACCGAAAATGTTGATGAGTTTATAGAAACGGTAAAAAATATTGCTCCAACTTTTGGAGGGATTAACCTTGAAGATATAAAAGCACCAGAAGCTTTTGAAATTGAGCGTCGATTAAAGGAAGAACTAGATATTCCTGTAATGCACGATGATCAGCATGGTACAGCAATTATTTCTGCAGCGGCATTGTTGAATGCTTTAGAACTTGCCGAAAAAAATATTGAAGATGTAAAGATTGTTGTCAGTGGTGCAGGTGCAGCAGCTGTTTCTTGTACAAGACTCTACAAAGCTTTTGGAGCTAAGAGTGAGAATATTGTAATGATAGATAGCAAAGGCGTCATAAGAAAAGACAGAGATAATCTTACTGCTCAGAAGGCAGAATTTGCAACAGATAGAAAGATAGATACTTTAGATGAAGCCATGAAAGATGCTGATGTGTTTATTGGTTTATCAATGGCAGATGTTGTATCGCCAGAGATGCTAAAATCTATGGCAAATAACCCAATTGTGTTTGCAATGGCAAATCCAAACCCTGAAATAAATTACGATTTGGCGATTGCAACAAGGGACGATATAATCATGGCTACTGGACGTAGTGACCATCCTAATCAGGTAAATAATGTGCTTGGTTTTCCATTTATTTTTAGAGGGGCTTTAGATGTTAGGGCTACCAAGATTAATGAAGAAATGAAAATGGCAGCCGTTAAGGCGTTGTCTACATTAGCAAAAGAACCTGTGCCAGAGCAAGTAAATCTGGCATATAACGAAACTAGATTAACGTTTGGAAGAGATTATATTATTCCAAAACCTTTCGATCCTCGATTAATTGCAGAAGTGCCTCCTGCTGTTGCAAAAGCAGCTATAGAAAGTGGTGTGGCTCAAGAGCCTATTGAAGACTGGGATCGATATAAAAATGCGTTGTTAGAGCGATTAGGCTCAGATAATAAGTTGGTTCGTCAGTTGTTAGGCAGAGCGCGCACTAACCCTAAGCGTGTTGTATTTGCTGAGGCAGATCAGTTAGATGTTTTAAAAGCTGCTCAGATTGTGTACGAAGAAGGCGTTGCAGAGCCAGTGCTTTTAGGTAGAAAAGATGCAATCATAGAATTAATGTCTGAAATAGATTTTGATGCCGATATCGAGATTATAGACCCAAAATCTGATGATGAAACCGAACGTAAAAATCAATATGCAAAAGTCTATTGGGAAAAACGACATCGACAAGGTGTAACGTTATATTCTGCTCAAAAGAAAATGCGTGAGCGTAATTTCTATGCCGCCATGATGGTAAATGTTGGAGATGCAGATGCCCTTGTTACAGGTTATTCTCGTAATTATCCTTCAGTCGTAAAACCAATGTTAGAGTTAGTTGGTATGGCAGAAGGTGTCAATAGAATTGCGACAACTAATGTTATGATGACACAACGTGGGCCAATGTTTTTAAGTGATACGGCAATAAACATAGATCCAGATGCAAAATGTTTAGCTAGAATTGCAAGAATGACATCAAGAGTTGCAAGGATGTTTGGGATAGAGCCAGTAACAGCTATGATTTCGTATTCTAATTTTGGCTCATCTGAAAATCCTAGAGCAAAAAAGGTACAGGAAGCCGTAGCAATTTTACATAAAACCTATCCTGATATGGTAGTTGATGGTGAACTGCAAACAGACTTTGCTTTAAATGCTAAATTGCTTCAAGATATTTTTCCGTTTTCTAAATTAGCAGGAAGAAAGGTAAATACGCTTGTTTTTCCAAATCTTGATGCCGCAAACATTACTTATAAATTACTTAAAGAGCTTAATAAATCAGAATCTATAGGACCAATTATGATGGGTATGGCAAAGCCTGTACACATTCTTCAATTAGGCGCAAGTGTAGACGAAATTGTTAACATGGCAGCTATTGCTGTTATAGATGCGCAAGAGCGAGAAAAACGCCAACAAAAGTCAAAGTAG
- the queG gene encoding tRNA epoxyqueuosine(34) reductase QueG has translation MINNSKYTQLIKDEAKRLGFLSCGISKAGFLEEEAPRLESWLNKNMHGEMRYMENHFDKRLDPTLLVEGSKSVVSLLLNYFPNETQCQNTFKVSKYAYGTDYHFVIKDKLKLLLAFIQEEIGEVNGRAFVDSAPVLDKAWAAKSGLGWIGKHSNLLSQKVGSFYFIAELIIDIELDYDTPVTDHCGTCTACIDACPTDAITEPYVVDGSKCISYFTIELKDNLPTSMKGKFDDWMFGCDVCQDVCPWNRFSKSHNEPLFNPHPELLSMTKKDWEEITEDTFKKVFKKSAVKRTKLSGLKRNIQFLKD, from the coding sequence ATGATAAATAATTCTAAATATACTCAACTCATTAAAGACGAGGCTAAGCGACTTGGCTTTCTGTCTTGCGGTATAAGTAAGGCTGGGTTTTTAGAGGAAGAAGCTCCTAGGTTAGAATCTTGGTTAAATAAAAACATGCATGGCGAAATGCGTTATATGGAAAACCATTTCGATAAACGCTTAGACCCAACGTTACTTGTTGAAGGATCAAAAAGTGTGGTGTCTTTATTGCTCAATTATTTTCCAAATGAAACCCAATGCCAAAACACTTTTAAAGTGTCTAAGTATGCTTATGGTACCGATTATCATTTTGTAATAAAGGATAAACTTAAATTGTTGCTGGCTTTTATTCAAGAGGAAATAGGTGAAGTAAATGGACGCGCATTTGTAGATTCTGCACCTGTACTAGATAAAGCTTGGGCAGCAAAATCTGGTTTAGGATGGATTGGAAAGCACTCTAATCTACTATCTCAAAAAGTTGGTTCGTTCTACTTTATTGCTGAACTTATAATAGATATAGAGTTAGATTACGACACACCTGTTACAGATCATTGTGGTACGTGTACGGCTTGTATAGATGCTTGCCCAACGGATGCCATTACAGAACCCTATGTTGTGGACGGAAGTAAATGTATCTCTTATTTTACGATAGAATTAAAAGACAATTTACCAACTAGCATGAAAGGTAAATTTGACGATTGGATGTTTGGCTGCGATGTATGCCAAGATGTTTGCCCTTGGAATAGGTTCAGTAAATCTCATAACGAACCCTTATTTAATCCACATCCCGAATTGTTATCAATGACAAAAAAAGATTGGGAAGAAATAACTGAAGACACATTTAAAAAAGTATTTAAAAAGTCAGCCGTAAAACGGACTAAACTGTCAGGATTAAAGCGAAATATTCAATTTTTGAAAGATTAA